Proteins from one Bradyrhizobium roseum genomic window:
- a CDS encoding BLUF domain-containing protein, with amino-acid sequence MRQLVYSSRARDGCLANADLSEMLRTFQDHNAKTNVSGILLYGYGRFLQLLEGKSDVVSDLYARIAVDARHSDLRRLDIGFERQLFTGWPMAYAKVEPEHDMPGYVGKAPYLDLNLIDEAVISELLLYYSYRFAQGGASGPHPQELAPGLWAL; translated from the coding sequence ATGCGGCAACTGGTCTATTCGAGCCGGGCGCGAGATGGCTGTCTGGCCAACGCTGACTTGTCGGAAATGCTTCGTACGTTTCAAGACCACAACGCCAAGACCAATGTCTCCGGGATCCTGCTGTATGGCTACGGCAGGTTCCTGCAACTTCTCGAAGGCAAGTCTGATGTGGTGAGTGATCTGTACGCTCGCATTGCAGTCGACGCTCGGCATTCCGATCTTCGTCGGCTCGACATCGGCTTCGAGCGGCAACTTTTTACGGGCTGGCCGATGGCGTACGCTAAAGTTGAACCGGAGCACGACATGCCGGGTTATGTCGGCAAGGCTCCCTACCTCGACCTGAACCTGATCGACGAGGCCGTCATATCTGAGCTACTGCTGTACTACAGCTACCGATTTGCGCAGGGCGGGGCGAGCGGTCCGCACCCGCAGGAACTGGCTCCAGGTTTGTGGGCTTTATGA
- a CDS encoding HlyD family type I secretion periplasmic adaptor subunit — MTSTTTKGSPSETPDWLATPIEFEEQRGFVVSRNRMRLVLLIVLAALPWAALAPIRELSVARGQLIPVSQVRPVQHLEGGVVEQILVEEGQLVEQDQPLLRLQTVIADSELAGLKSRAQNLLLQKERVTALLAGRDFDLNGFGGVDAALLAEHLQVYRLRFDHRAREHQLQLVRMSQRKAEIDALERDIVAQKRLVGIQQQQFDMRQTLVHNGNVSKKQVLESEALLEQARGLVTTTEGRLSMTREALRETAAALDESDAQANRLWGEELSKISGELAEIEETIKKQTDRVERLIVRAPTRGRVQQVLQRSPGEVVRPGETIVRIVPQDDALVAEIFVKPDDIAAVKVNDKAELKVTAYDFSKYGKIKGEVKAVSPTTTENEEKRAFYKVLVRFDAKRSDRYAAEWQLKPGMTVDAEIISGSKSLLQYVLKPIYRGVDAAFAER, encoded by the coding sequence GTGACCAGCACAACCACCAAGGGATCGCCGTCCGAAACACCGGACTGGCTGGCGACGCCGATCGAGTTTGAAGAACAGCGGGGCTTTGTCGTCTCACGCAACAGGATGCGGCTGGTCCTTCTGATCGTGCTCGCCGCGCTGCCGTGGGCGGCGCTGGCCCCGATCCGGGAGCTCTCGGTAGCCCGCGGCCAGCTCATCCCGGTGTCCCAGGTCCGGCCGGTGCAACATCTCGAGGGCGGCGTCGTCGAACAGATTCTGGTCGAGGAAGGGCAGCTCGTCGAGCAGGACCAGCCGCTGTTGCGCCTGCAGACCGTGATCGCGGATTCGGAACTGGCCGGGTTGAAATCCCGCGCCCAAAACCTGCTGCTGCAGAAGGAGCGGGTCACCGCGCTGCTCGCGGGCCGCGACTTCGATCTCAACGGCTTTGGCGGCGTCGATGCCGCCCTGCTGGCCGAGCACCTTCAGGTCTACCGGCTGCGCTTCGACCATCGGGCAAGGGAACATCAATTGCAGCTGGTCCGGATGTCCCAGCGCAAGGCCGAAATCGACGCGCTGGAGCGGGATATCGTGGCGCAAAAACGGCTGGTCGGCATCCAGCAGCAGCAGTTCGATATGCGGCAAACCCTGGTGCACAATGGAAACGTGTCCAAGAAGCAGGTGCTGGAGTCCGAAGCGCTGCTCGAACAGGCGCGCGGCCTGGTGACGACGACCGAAGGCAGGTTGTCGATGACCCGGGAAGCGCTGCGCGAAACGGCCGCGGCGCTGGACGAGTCCGACGCGCAGGCAAACCGGCTGTGGGGCGAGGAACTCTCCAAGATCTCGGGCGAACTCGCCGAGATCGAGGAAACGATCAAGAAGCAGACCGACCGGGTCGAGCGCCTGATCGTGCGCGCGCCGACGCGAGGCCGGGTCCAGCAAGTGCTGCAACGCTCGCCGGGCGAGGTTGTCCGCCCGGGCGAGACGATTGTGCGGATCGTCCCGCAGGACGACGCGCTGGTGGCGGAAATTTTCGTCAAGCCCGACGATATCGCGGCCGTGAAAGTCAACGACAAGGCCGAACTGAAAGTAACGGCGTATGATTTCAGCAAGTACGGCAAGATCAAGGGAGAGGTCAAAGCGGTCTCTCCCACCACCACCGAGAACGAGGAGAAGCGCGCCTTCTACAAGGTGCTGGTTCGATTCGACGCGAAACGCTCCGACCGCTACGCGGCGGAATGGCAGTTGAAGCCCGGGATGACGGTCGATGCCGAAATCATCTCCGGCAGCAAGTCGCTGCTGCAATACGTCCTGAAGCCGATCTATCGCGGGGTCGATGCGGCGTTCGCTGAGCGCTGA